DNA sequence from the Dermatophagoides farinae isolate YC_2012a unplaced genomic scaffold, ASM2471394v1 contig4, whole genome shotgun sequence genome:
CAATTATCACGCGTCTAAATTCAGTGTTGCCACCACTACCAAAATATTCGAATCTATCAGTAAACAGATTTCGTATGAGTTCATCGaaatatcaaacaaaatgcaGCAATTGGCTCTGACGTCGAGAACTGGTCAATCTACTGacgttttgtttcaaaagcCTTATTCTTATACCACAGATATTCTTGGATCTGAATTCGTTTTCAACAAGTTATGCACTAAAACAGAAGGAATCCTTTCTTATTCTAATAAAAAGATTGACGAGACACTTAACAAACTAGACATGTCTCAATACTCTGTAACAAACATTAAAGATAATCTAAAAGCTGTGTTTCAATCCGCAAACCATTTAATCGATATTTTGACTCTTGTTTACAACGAACAAGACTTAGCTAAATTTGACTCTGAAGAGTTATCTAAGCAGTTCCAACATAGCAAAGTATTGTTCCAAAACCTTTTAGAGAAATAccaaatttacaaaaaattctttgctgattagaaaaaaactaTGAAATTTTGTCATGATTTATATTACATATTGTTTACCCTCCGTATTGTCATAACATTTCGTAAATGAAACTTCTGACAATTTagattcaatttcttttgaaatcaaatttaacttgttaatatattcatcattattgacggagccataattattatcaatattgataGGTTTAAGAAATTCTACTGATggcgttttttttaatttattagcAATATCATAACTGGATAAAGAATCTGAAACTAAATTATTAGAGTTTGAACATGATATAtccaaatttgattcattaataaaaatattatccTCGatatcttcattatcatcgtagGTGACATcaaaattcgaatatttttttttgtgagcATTATTATCTATAAAACCTGCTTCATGGGTACTATTCGATAGTTGATTTTTCTTAGTGTTATCAATGTTATTAACATTAATCTGCTTGTTACTTAGTATTTTACCTTTTGAAACAACAGAATTTGTTCGTGAAGAATAGTTAAGCTGATTATTTGCCGATTGACAAATTAATTTGCTTGATCTTTGTTCCTTGTTCCATTCTTTCAAAGAAGACAGCGCAATTTTGGTCAAGTCAATGTCTTTTGGACCGTTGACGACGTTATCTGCAATGTTTTCAGTCTTGTATAATAAgggaatttttttgacattatCCTCTTGGTCGTTCAAAAATATATCTGACTTACAACTACTAATAACAAAATCTTTTTGCGGTTTCGGTTGTCTCTCAACGGTAACAGCGGTTTGGATCGTTTCTCCCGTGACTACATGAGCTGTGAgcgaattttgttttggttgttcTAATAAGTCGTTTTGAACGTCAAcatgttttggttttggctgcatgatatgattgaaatattcaatcaCGTCACCTACTAGCATCTCTTCGGATATCGTTGAATTTAACAATTGATTTTGCAAGACTTTGAGCTGATTAATCAGGGTGGCTTCTCTATCTAAGGACTCTCTCAATAACTCTTCCATGTGATCTTGTTCGTGTTTATTCTCAATAGTTTTTGCTAGTATTTGGTTCATTCTGTCTAaataatattcatatttttggAGCGTGTTTTtaagaatcaaattttcacttttcaaTTTGTCGAAGTATAATTTGTCTTCGTTCTGTTTCTTGCCTTCGACGGTGCAATTGTTATTGATGTCCTTAACTGAGCTTTCGAGCGATTTAACATCGTTTCCTTGAAGCGCATTGATGATAAGTTCCAACTGATAGTTTGAACATTCCAAGCGAACACGTCTGATGAACTCGTGCTTGAGTTCATTTAACAATGCAATACACAATTTCTGATCTTTAGttaaaagattttcatcGAGAGTTAGTTTGGTTATGTAGTTAGTGTAGCGATTATAGTATTCTGACAATTTTGAATCGATCAGTGCTGATAACTGTGAATAATGGTTTTCGAAGTGTTTTTGGTTCTCAAATAATTTCTTGAGTTTGTCGTTCTCTATGGACAAATTGATCGCCTTTTTTTGAACGTCAAATAACTTATTTGAAAGATTGTTTAATTTGACGCTTGTCTCGTACTGAATCTTAGAAAACAATTTCTTTGTAAAGATCGAAAAAGAATTGCAGTTCGCATTTGAGCGAGACTCGGATATTAACTCCGGCGTTGTGAGCATGTTAATGTTGTTTATGTCAACCTCATAAATTGGTACTTCGACCTTATGTGATTTTccccaaaaatttttttttttgcaagtGACTAACGACGGGGAAAGATCATTTAATAATTCCTTTGGCGAATAGATGTAAGAACTATTATCTAAGCTTGCTAGTTGAGTCACGATTGTCAAATTTAATTAGTTTATAAGTTGTCCATATATTGTGGAATGGTATTTTGATGCACCCATCAGGAGCACCACTTTACACGGATTTCTAGAGTTGCTTTATTAgcttttaaaaaatttttgattctattGAAACATGAACCACGCCGAACATAGTGCAATACGTTGAAATTCTTGTGTGTGAGTCAATAAGTTTAGCGGAGCTACTAAAATTTAATATACTGGCtacatcaaatgaaaaacagtGTAATGCATTGGAGATAACTTTAGAATCacgtttgattttttccagCTCTGTGAGgcttgaacgaaaaaaaactacgcCGTTCTCTTCTATATATCTTCTCATTTTCGTATGTCGTAACAGTATTTCGTTCGAAACGCGTTCGGAAAAATTCGTCAGATCTGAATCAGGCTCAACATTGCGATCAGTCAACATTATAATTTCGTTAGCAACTTCACACAATTTAGTGGGGAAAGCGAGATCCCATCCCAtaatttcaacttttttttttcgttttgaaaGTTCAGAAAGATTGTTTCTGATGATAAGTCcgaattcataaaaaaataaaacgtaATCAGTCATAGCCAGTGTTAAAACTGTTGAAGGGTGGTACAAAGCGACAAAATCTTTACCGCGGTAAAAAACTTGGGAAGGATCATACACTATGTCATTTATAtgatatttatcatttgttgcAAGGTTTACGCTAGATTTTGCAGTTAGTCCTCTAAAACATTTAGCCATAGTTCGCGTTGATTCAGAGCcgtcaaatgaaattatgaAGCCTTCTTTTTGCGCAACACttaagtatttttttttttcagttatATCGAAATCATGTATTTTAGATCTGTAGTACATTTCACAAAACAAGACACTATGTGAAAAACGTTTTCGATTaagttttttcaattttccatGTCTGGTTGAGACccaaaaattgttttcatctGCCAGTAACACTTTATCACACATGTCCCCTGgtaatttcattaatttaatGTTACGAAGGTTATTTTCTGCAATTTCAAAATCCATGATACTGCCATTTGCTAAagttaataaaaaataaataacttGTTTCTGTACATCGAAATAAGACTGAGCAGATTTTATACAATGAggaaaattaattgatattGGATTTACATTCGTCAAATTTAATACGCCAGGCTCGGTTTCCGTTAGTTTTAAAATTTCGAAGTGGTcacaaaaataacaaataagACCAATgccatttttgttattgttggtgTAACTAGAGATGACCGGAGGAACGATCTgcgaaaatgttttttcagaGAGAACAGCGAAAAAGCCATTGGTAGTTAGTAAATAaacacaccaaaaaaaatttaacggGTCAGTGACAGTGTGTTCAAGCGTCGATAAAACTAGGTCTTTACTCAACTTCAGTTTTTGGATATTTATAGACAAGCAGATACGATCTCctaactgaaaaaaaatatcttttCTCAtaggaaattttttatcatgaaCAATAACTGCCTCTCgggaatgaagaaaaaacggTACCGTATTATCAGGTGTTTCATTTGAggtgaagaattttttttttatctttaaaAGGTGACCATTTACGTTGATTGTATCTTCTAAAGTAATTAAATCGGCCGGAGTGTTAGTGTTGGCAATTctattataattattgacGGAGGAACTTATATACCAAAGTAacataaatataaaacatttattctttttaccatttttattttgatggtTCAAAAATCTTATTACAGTATTCTAAATTTGGATAAAAATTGTTCCCAAGCAGATATTGTTAGGGCTTACAGAGTTTTGGCAATTAAATACCATCCAGATAAAAACTCAGACGGGAAAGAGTTATTTCAAGAGTTGAAAGAAGCTTATGAAGTGTTAGCAGATGAAGAGAAGCGTTATTTGTACGATAACGGTTTAGATTACGATAATACTGAATCTAGGGTTAAAATTACACCAGAAGacatagaaaatttttgtcgtGTTTATAAAGGCAGTGTCGAGGAAGAACACGATATTATTGCTTATTACAAGAAACAAGACggaaatattttaaaaatatttgatcataTACCATTGCTCGAGTTCTGTGAAGAACATTTCGAGCGATTAATTaagatgattgaaaaattatttaatgaaaaacttttagAGAATACCAGAGAATATGAGGTTTCAGTTTCGAAGTTAAGAATGCTACTTAACAAAagtaaaagtaaaaaaaaatcgaaaagaaaaatttcttctaAAGTTCACATTGACAGCCTGAAATCTTTGGCAGAAACCATAAAATCTCGTCAGAAAGATTCACAtcgaaatattgaaaatattgtcagtaaatatgtaaaaaaaagtaaaaaataaaatttttatttatgtcTAAATAAGTATTGAAGAAATAGAAATCTATTTGCTAATTAATACATTTCGACTGCttgtttattaattttaattttggttattttcaACTTGAACTATTAGAATGACGATGAATAATTACGGATTAAATGAAAGTTTTGAGGATAATAAGCATTACATTTCAGAACAACTTCAGAAAACGATTTTCAAGAACGAAGACGATAGAACGGAAACTGTAaataaaatggcaaaaaaaactggtacGACAATTTGTGGTTTAATATACGACGGAGGTGTCGTGCTAGCAGCTGATACTAGAGCAACAGCAGGCAGTTTCATTGCTGACAAGTCTTGTTTCAAGTTACATTTACTGTTAGATCACATTTGGTGTGCTGGAGCCGGAGTGGCTGCTGATTTAGAGCATGTTACAATGCGTATGGCAGCAGACCTGAGAGTTTTTCAGGCGAAATTGAAATCTCTAGTTCGAGTAGAAACCGCTGTAACCCGGCTATGCAATCATCTAGTTCAATACATGGGGCACATATCTGTAGCTTTGATTATTGGAGGGATAAATCCTGATTCTAAACCCAGTCTTTGGTATGTTAGCGCTGAAGGGCATGCTCACCAGCTTCCTTATTTGGCTATGGGTTCTGGAGGTTTATTCGCCACTTCAGTGCTGGAGAGAAAATACAGGAATTCCATGCCTGAGCAAGAAGCTATGGATCTTGCTGCAGATGCTATCGAAGCTGGTGTAATTAATGATTTGGGCTCTGGTACCATGGTCGACGTAGTAAAGATCACGATTGCTAATCCTAAAAAACCAGTACTTACTCGTGGATACAGACGGCCAGTCGCTAACATTCCAGGGTCTGTGTCTTCTGATATTAGTATGAGGTTGAAAAACTATACTATACTAAGCGACGTTTCCAAACCAATTCCCGTGTTTGACAAAAACAGCTTTTACGAATATCTAGATTAAAAGAAAGTttaattacattttttatAACCAATTATATATGTTTTACCCGTTGATCTTACTTTATAAAGAAACTTGTCTACGTGAACATCGCTGGTAATATAAAACAAACTAGAAATTCTGCCAATTCTTAAGTTATGAAAGCTATCTGCAACATGCCCAATAATGTCGTGATTTTGAGTGCAGTTTATCAGTTTAATACTTTCATTTATCGATAACACAATTGCGCTGCATTGATCACAGCACGAAAATATAGGACTGAAAACATGAAACTTTATTGTTAAATCAGTCGGCAACTCTAAATAGCTATGAGTGCCTACGCATTGTATTGTCTGAATTTCAGTTGAAAAATTAGAACTATAAGCATAATCCCATCTTCTTAATTTAATACTGTTTTTAGTacgaacaaaataaatttgcTTTAGCGACAATTTAGctaaattgataaaatgttCTGGAAATAAAGGCTTGGAAAACGTCGTAAAAATACGAGATTTATCGTCTACGCCCATTAAGCCAGCACCTATTGAGTACAATCtgtgaattatttttttaatgtaaAAACCTTTTGGAATGATTAACGTTATTTGAGGTATCAAAGCATAAAATTCGCTGAATTCTATCAAAATAGGCACGGCATTAATGTGTTCTGAGTATGAGTGTAATTTTTCGCTTTTTGGTTTGCACAAACTATTATTTGGCTTAGATGATTTATCcatgttgtttattttagtGACTTCTTTGTTCCAATTTTTGCGAGCGCGGCTACGAACACATTGTTCTATTGTATTTGCTTTGGCTTTGTTGGCGTCTTTAAAGcttattaaatttaaaaaagtATTTGACAATTGGATCTGAGTATCTAAGAAAGATTTCTTATAACTCGATCCATCATACCGCTTGGTACGTGGAGACTGAAACGGTCCGACATTTCTCATTAAgcaattcaattttactTCTTGAAACTGATTTTTTAGATTTAACGCGATATCTAGCCAGGCTGAATATTTCGGGGTAAATATGGATTCTAACGTAAAAGTATCATgctgaaaattttgattgtccGATAAGTCTAATCCATATTGTGATAACGCATCTGACAAAAAAGACAAAGCTAATGGCCCGATAACTTCGAGCGTATTGAATTCTTTTATAGTAAAGTTGATTTTACTGTCTATACATGCCTGAACGCATTTAAAGAAGTTTAAAGGATGAATTCTAATAAGAGAATCATCTCCGCTGTTCAAACAAGCGATTGTAACGTTATtccaatttattttatttaatcCACTTTTCAAACTGGAATCAATTAATTGCTCGAATTCAGACGTCTTTACTAAAAGAAACTGATGATaagatgaatcaaaaaaaacacatttttGCTTAACTTTCTTATATATGTTTCTCATAGATTTCTGCGTTGAAGCTATTGGCAGTACAAAACCGTTTGAAATCTGccttaaataattttttgtctCTACATCATTGATGTTATTGACGCAATGGTCATCTTGAACAAAATTAACTCGAGCGTTTACATAAATATCAGATTTTTTGTCGTATTTTCGATCACTAGATTTCGTAGTGTCATTTGTTATATAGTAGCTTGCTAAATGAGCACGTTTGCTAAACCATAAATGAGAATCTAGCCAGTTGGGATAGTTTTCTCTAAACTTGTATTTGTAATTTGCCCTCAAAATCCAGGCTCTATATTGACATCTattgattttctttgataTAGGAGTTGTAGAATCATTGTTTGGCTTCAACAGTCGATGAGATTTTGGAATTCTGTAAGGATTATGCGATTGCACTCGACGACGCTGAGTAAAGGGTAATGCTTGAAAGTATCTTTTattcttttggtttttaGCAAGGAAATCACTTTCTAATAACTCGATGTTTGCTTTGAAGGTTTTCACATATTCAGGTACATCTAAAAAAGTCTTGTCTTCAAACATATCCAggtggaaatttttttttgaagacgCATTATTAAATAAACTACTAAATTtatagaaaattattatgtaGTTAAAAGATATCAATGATGTTTTAGAGATTTGTAGCTATGCTTATATGTGATTTCGTTCGTTTCTGCCATGTTTTGCCCGGCTAGTTCAAGAGAACGCCCAAATTCGTTTCTGCCAAGTATAATTTGCACAACAATAGTTCTTCCTGGATTTTGGTCTATGAAAGTAAAAGTTTCCAATAGTTCTTCGTAGTTACGAACTAAATGTCCTTTTTCTCCGCCAAAAACACGAGGAATTTCTGCGTAATCCCAATGCGGTATATCGTTGTAAATATTATCGTCAATAGCTCGTTCAATGGTGTACCCATCgttatcaataatgaaaacgatGATGTCAAGGTTATTAGAAATATAACGACTAAGATCTTGCGCAGTGACTTGGAAGGATCCGTCGCCTATAAATAACACAGTTCGTTTACcatttttcaaagttttgtTAGCAATTCCTATACCTAGCGTTGCTCCTATTGTGTAACCAATACTTCCATAAAACAACTGTGTGATCAACTCATTTCCGctattaaaaaataaatcgcCCATTGCAAACATACTACTTCCTGTTTCTGCTACAACAGTTAGATTTTTTCCTAACCAGTTATTAATAGCTTGAAAAAATCCGTTCATAGATAAGATTTGCTTAAGATTTTTAGTAGCTTCTATGGGTAAGTTCTGGGGTAAGATACCAGACTGTTTAGGGTAATCTGctatctgttttttttcgactttGGTTATTAAGCTTTCTAACACATTTTTGATATAAACGTTTGTAAAAATTTGATCGTCTTTAGctacataatcatcatgaataataagcgttttttctttatatagTGAAGCTGTAAAAACCTTTTGTATTGAAATCGGTGAGCATTTCTCCCAAAATGACAATTAAATCAGAATTTTCTAAATAATTTTCTACTTCATCCGTTGTCGTTCCGATGGAATACATTCCAATAAATTGTGGATGATCTTCTCCAATTATTCCTTttgacatcatcatagttGTGTATGGTAATCCCGTGATTTCAagcaattttttaaattggtCTACAATTTGATATCTTTTTAATAATACCCCAGGCACTAAGACTGCGCGTTTAGCTTCAGAAATATTTTGACAAATAAATTTCGTAACTGATTCTAAGGTTGTCTTATCACTTGAATTAAACAGAGACAGATTCGAATTAAGTTTGATACTAGGAAGCTTTTTAATTGGCATGTCAGCAGGAATTACAAGATAagctggttttttttcttttaagcAAGTAGAAATACATCTGTCAATTTGTGCTTGTGCATTGTTTATGTCGAATATTATTTCAGCTGCGCAGCTAATTTCGCTGTACATTTTAAAAGGAATATGATAATCGTAAAACGTATGATGCAACATTCTTTGATCTCTCCAATCTTGAGTCTTTGGAGCTCCAGTAATTTGTAATACTGGTACCCGCTCTGCTAAACTACCTGCAACAGCATTTAAGACGGACAATTCCCCAACTGCGTAAGTTGTAATAACAACTCCTAAACCTTTAATTCTCGCATAACCATCTGCTGCATATCCAGCGTTTAACTCATTACAACAGCCAATATACTCTACCTCCGAGTCGACTAAAACATCTAAAAGTTCTAAGTTGTAATCACCGGGTACTCCAAACACTTGTTCAACCCCGACTTCTTTTAACTTTGCAAATAGGTATTCTGAAAGCAACATTTTTTATAGATTGAACATATTatgtaataaaaattattatgttaAATATTATCActttgaataatttaacTGTGTCAACAAGTCTTATTTTGACGACAGCTAGCCGTGATGACGTAAAAAAAACGCTAAATTTATTAAatgttcatttgatttatgaAGATCGAATATCAGATGATGTTTTGGAGCATTATAATGAACCGCTTATAACAGTAGATTTAAAATCCAACCAAATCCAAGTTATTATTCCGTTTATTGAGTTAAATAATGCTGttgatttttatataaatgaacATTTTAAAAGATTTGAATGCTGCAATGTTAAGTTAATTTTGGCCAAACCCTCTGATCTACAATTTGTTGAAGTCTGCAAAAAATTACTGATTAATCATATcacaaatattcaaataacTGATCtaaaaaaacgatcaaaagaaaaaataaataattctcTAAAGCAGTcgtgtaaagaaaaaaataatttgattgagtGCAGTTCTTATCAactaatattattatttaatgtAGATAAcaagataaaaaatgaatatttgacAACTGAAATAACAAATTATTTTGTAGCTCCAAATTTATTCTCGGCTTTAAACACTAGATGCTAAATAAGCTTGAGCAATTTAGATTAAAAGTAAAATAATTACACCAATAAGTTTATTTCCGTTCTCTGACTACCCATCTTAAAATTATATTCGTCGGTTTTGtttaaatatttcaatcTAAGTGATATAATATTAGTGATCTAgtctaaataaaaatttttatgaaattGAGAAGACTTTATAATCATATGTAATATCTAGATACTTTACTtaatataattaattttgattaatccattgagaatgaattttttgtgtgtatttgatgattataattctTTACCTTTTTCGCATTATAACTGGTTTAAGCTTTTCAAAAGCATGtaacaatgatttttgtcCAGAATTTTTGCCAGTTGGTTACAAAGGAATAAGTAAACAGTATGTTGATCACATTAGAACTTCGACAtttgaagaaataaaaaatgtgaattttgatattatcattgttggcGGAGGAGGTACTGGATGCCCATATGCTCGTAAATTAGCTGACGAAGGTTTAAATGTATTAATAATCGAAAGAGGAAACGCAAGGATTAAACATGTGCTTACGCATGATATGTATGGAGCAGGATTAGTAATAGCAGACGAAGCTGTATCACAACCTTTGAAGTATACGTGTGGAGTGAGATCCCATGCTGCATCTGTTTTAGGAGGAGGAACTGCTATAGGTATGGGAATCATGATATTAGAATCTGAACCttatttaaatcaaatagaaaaacatggcaaaataaaaattgatcgaaCTTTGTTTAACCAATCAGTTAGTTGGATTATAGAACGCTTGTCAAACCCAGCCAAAATGATTGAGTCATATAGTTCGACATTAGTAAAGATATTTAAGGATATTGActttaaaaatttcacaaaaaaTAGCTTTAAAATTAGGACGGACGGCAGTTGGAACCCGGATAGTTTatttaatgaacaaaaaggAAAACTGAGACAAAGTTCTGATTATTTATTGGGGTCAGAAGATTATCCTCAACCTTCAAATTTGTATATTTTAACAGGCCACACAGCAGACGAAATAGAATTTGAAATGGTAAATAACGAACCACATGCACGCTGTGTTATATTccatgaaacgaaaaaatcagATATACAAAAAATAGGTTTGAGTGAATGTGGGCCATTAGTCAGAAAATCATATATGACCAAACTATACAAGTATAGTGATaatatattttcttttttcagtAGAAGACACGAAGAACctgttgagaaaaaaaaactgtgcGCAAAACATAATATAACACTAGCTACTGGAGCTATATTTACGCCAATTTTGCTGGCAAAAAGTAAAATTGGGAACAGTCGTCAAATGAAAGAACTTCAAATCGAAAATCCAATATTAATAAACGAAAACCTtggtaataattttgttgaccGCGGTTTGATTCCAATCGCACTATTTCGAGTTGATAATGCGGACCAGGCACAAGAGTTGGAGCCGCAGATTTGCGGTGTAGTTGGCCTCACGCCAATAGGAAAAAGTATAGAATACGATGAAAAATCAAGTGCTAAACTTGGGTCGAAATCGAAAACATGGGGATTCACTTCTGTGGAAGAGATTACAGGAGGGCGAATAATTGAGGGTTTTGTTTATGCAactaaaataatttttccgCCTAAAGTGCGGgatatggtggtggtagacCAGTTATTGACGCTGATAAATTATTGTAGTGAAACCAAACGGCATCAAAACTCGTGTGAATTTATGAAACCAGCAATAAAATGTTTAAGACAGCTTTCTGCAGTTTGGTATTTCATCAACGAGCCAAGATCCAACggaaatatatttttatatcGCAATGGAAGTATAGAAATGAACCCTAAATATTTTTCTGATCCGAAAGATTTGAGTGACGCTATACGTGGTGTgcaatcattattgaaaatgactAGACAGGGAGGAAACGCTCAAGAGATTTACCAAGACAATTCTGCAAACTCTTGTTCGACTATTATACATGAATTGATTTCGAAAGGACTAGATTATATTTTGAGTAACCGGCGCGACCCAAAGCTAATGGCGAGCCATGAACTAGGCTTTTTAGAACCGTCGTTTCACAAAGAAATATTTATGTACGAAATTAATCGATATTTAGACCAGACTCTTAGTACTTGGCCACCTTCAATCCCTAATCCGacaaatgaagaagaaatcgAAAAATACTTAAAAAACACGTTTCAAAGTATTTGGCATTCTTCAGGGACAGCTCGCTTGGG
Encoded proteins:
- the LOC142598033 gene encoding proteasome subunit beta type-7-like: MAKKTGTTICGLIYDGGVVLAADTRATAGSFIADKSCFKLHLLLDHIWCAGAGVAADLEHVTMRMAADLRVFQAKLKSLVRVETAVTRLCNHLVQYMGHISVALIIGGINPDSKPSLWYVSAEGHAHQLPYLAMGSGGLFATSVLERKYRNSMPEQEAMDLAADAIEAGVINDLGSGTMVDVVKITIANPKKPVLTRGYRRPVANIPGSVSSDINFCVEAIGSTKPFEICLK